The DNA segment CACATAATCTTTATGCGTTGATGTGGGGATGCTTTTCAAAAACTCCAGTCTGTCCGGAAATATTTCCTGGTTGAACAGCCTCAAATGGTCACGTTGGTGTATTTGTAAGGTATGATTGATGCCTTCATTTAAAAAACATCCGGATTCATACCCTGCAAAGTTTTCAGACATGTTGACATATAAACCAGTTCTGTAATTTAACAAATAAACAAAGGGTATGCTGTGCTGAAAAAATGAATGCGCAAAACTATTGGCCTTTATAAAGTTATCAAAATCAGCCAAATTTAATTGTTCGGATTCGCAGAGCTTACCATGCATGATGTCCAGATAATCAAGCCAGGTTGGCCTGTTTTTAATTCTCATAGCGTGTTAATTCGATGTATAGCAGAATGTTAGGGAGACACTAACGAATATACACAGCTTAAATTAATAATACAACATAAAAAACAGCATTACCAAATAAAAAAAGTATAATTCATCAAAAATATTTAGCAATAGATTTTTAAGCACCCCACTAATATTGACATTTATGAAACAAACATAAAATGGCAAGAAATAGCTATTGATCACCGATTAACCAAATTATAGTTTTGCTAGCAATTCACACATAATTTACTACTTAAAATAAAATCGATGAAAAAAAAGTTAAACTATTTATCAGTATTTTTTTTAGCATGTCTGCTATCCAGCTGCGCTACCATATTTGGGGGCAAGGTAACCAGCGCACAGCGCACTAAACCAAAAGAAGGAGAACCGGCACGTAAGGTCAGACCTGTTGCCGTTATTGCAGATGCACTAATCTTTTGGCCTGGCCTTATTGTAGATTTTGCTACCGGGGCAATTTATAAACCAGCACCTAAATCAGAATCAGAACCTAAAGTTGAAGCGGCTTCAGTTAAAAAATAATCTGGCATTTGCATAAATAATTACTCAAAACCATGTTTACTCACACTAAAAAAACACCATTCATTATTGGTTTAGGCCTAACCCTATTGTGCCTGTACCCTGTTATTACAAATGCCCAGTCAAGTCCTACTGAACCAGCCCCTGTATCCTACAGAAAAAACCTGGTTAAACTGAACTTTGGCGGGTTGGCACTTAAAAGTTATAATTTCAGCTTTGAACGACTCTTATCCAAAAAAATCAGCTTTGTCGCGGGTTACAATACCATGTCTGAAAACAAACTTTCAGATTTACCACTCATCAAAAAAGCTTCAGAAAAATTGCTGGATGAAGAAGATGACATTAAAAATGATTTTGACAAAATTACAGCTGCCAACAAGGCATATACGGCAGAATTTCGTTTTTATACAGGGAGCCATCCTGGTGCGAGGGGTTTTTACGTTGCCTTATACGGCAGGTACAACGATACAAAGATCAATTATGCTTATGATTATGAAACCAATTCCAAAACTTATCATTTACCTGTAAAATCAAAAATTACGGGCTTTGGCGGAGGTTTGCTGCTGGGTACACAGTTTATTATTGCCAAACGTGTGGCACTTGACTTCTATTTTGGTGGTCATTATGGGAAGTCGAAAGGAAATGCTGATGCATTGGCTGATTTAAGTACCATGACCCCAGAGGAGAAGGCAGACCTTAAAAATGAACTGGAATCAAAAGTTGAAATAAGCGGCAAGCAATATTTAACAGCAACAGTTACCAATGATGGCGTAAATGCTAAGGCCGTTGGGCCATTGATTGGTTTGAGAGGTGGATTAAGTCTGGGAATAGCATTTTAACAATTAAACATATATATATGAGAAGCGCTTTAACAATACTGATTGCATTAATTACAATCAGCACAATCAGTTCCTGCAAGAAAGATGAAAAAGCCAATAGTCTTATTGTCGGGAAATGGTTTTTTGAAAAAATAGACTACGTTGAATTTGAGAATGGACAAAAGACCACCTCTACTGAAACAGGAGGTGCTGGTGATTTTTTCCAGTTTGACGCAGATGGAAAGTTTTCGGGAAGTACCTGGTCAAATAAGATTGAAGTAAGTACCTGGGAGCTCATCAACAATAAAATGCTCAAAGTAAAACCGAGCAGTGAGATTGACTGGCCTGAAGCCGGCATGGAGATAAAGACCCTAACCAACAGCAGCCTGGTTTTGTATGAAAAGACAATAGAGGGCAATAATTATTATGAAACTACGGTTTACTTAAAGAAATAGGGGAATAAGGTAGGGGAAGTAAAAAGCCCTTCCTGAATGATCGGGAAGGGCTTTTTATAGCATTCTGTTCTTAATTACAGACCAATGTTGTAAGCTAATCTTAAACCAATGAAGCCACTGGTTGTTGAGTTAGCTGACCAGCCTTCGTAACGTGCGCCCAGTTCAATAGAACCTTTGTCAGCTACAGGGAAGTCAACACCAATACCTGGTGTATAAACAAAAGCTGTTGAGCTACCGCTTTTGGTACCAAATGCAGCACCTAATTCAGCAGCACCAAAGAAGTTATCACCAAAATAATACCTTGCACCAGCTTTAACCGGAATAGCGCCATAATTTACTTTTCCAATGATAGGCAGATCTTTAGACTGGAAATTAGTAAAACCTGCACTACCAGTTACCAATAGATTCGCAGCAACAGGGTGCTGATATTGCAATGAACCTCCATAACCAAAATTGTATGAATCACCAAAATCACCCATTGGGAAAGCGAATTCAGCACCTACACTTAATTTAGGGGCTTTAGTTTGTGCATTTACACTAGAAAATGCAAATAAACCTGCAACTGCTGTTAGTAGTAATAATTTTTTCATTTTTTTACTATTTAATTTTTAATTTGATTTATCCGTTTGACGCAAAAAGACTGCCAAGAGTTACATAAACTTATAAACATTTTAACACTTTTGTGTCAAAAAAGCTGTTTAAATAGCAAAAACCAACAAAATCAGGCAGTTGACCTTTTTCCTCAGGAAGTCAGTTTTTTAAATATTTCTTCAAGGGAGGTGGTATTGTGCTTATTTTTTAATTCTACTATTGAAGCATTGGCCACAATAGTACCTTTATGGATAATGATCACATCGTCGCAAACAGCCTCTACTTCCTGCATAATGTGCGTAGAAAGGATCACTGTTTTATCTTTACCCAGGTTCCTGATCAGCTCACGGATATCGCTGAGCTGATTCGGATCCAGTCCGGAAGTGGGTTCGTCAAGGATCAGCACCTCGGGATCGTGAATGATGGCTTGTGCCAGGCCCACCCTTTGTTTGTACCCTTTGGACAACATGGCAATCTTTTTATGCTGCTCAGCAGTAAGGCCTACCCGTCGAACCGTCTCTTCTACTTTTAGTGCTGCATTTTTTAGCTGATAGGTATGGGCTACAAACAAAAGAAACTCCTTTACATACATGTCCATATATAAAGGCGTGTTTTCAGGTAAATACCCCATAATCCGTCTCAGTTCAATACTTTGGGTCTGTGTATCATAGCCACATAAGCTGGCCGTTCCGGAACTGGGTGCTGTATAACCGGTAAGCATGCGCATTGTAGTGGATTTACCTGCACCATTAGGGCCTAAAAAGCCAAGTATTCTGCCGGGTCTGGCTTCAAAGCTGATTCCGTTAACCGCCTTTTGTTTACCGAAATATTTGACCAATGCGCTTACCTTAATACTCAATTTCTTCTATTTTTAGATGTAATAAAAAGATCAGGTTCAAAAGTAGGAAAAACAAGGTCTTATTCCTGGAAACCATTAAATATTTTATCTAAGTTTGCATCATTATGGCAAAGAATACTAACGACGAGCAATTTAAAAATGTAATATCACACGCTAAGGAATATGGTTTTGTATTTCAAAGCAGCGAAATATATGACGGACTAAGTGCTGTATACGATTATGGACAGCTTGGTGCCGAATTAAAAAACAACCTGAAAACCTACTGGTGGAAAGCCATGGTGCAGCTGCACGAAAATATTGTAGGCATCGACTCTGCCATATTTATGCACCCTAAAGTATGGAAAGCCAGTGGCCACGTAGATGGTTTTAACGATCCGATGATCGACAATAAAGATTCTAAAAAACGTTACCGTGCCGATCAGTTACTAGAAGATAAAATAGCCCGTTACGAAAAAGACGGCAAGACAGATAAAGCTGCGAAACTGCAGGCTGAAATGGACGATGCCTTGAAGGCGGAAGACTTGCAGCAACTTAAAACCCTGATTGAACAGCACGAGATTGCCTGTCCTGTTAGTGGTACAAAAAACTGGACAGAAGTGCGGCAGTTTAACCTGATGTTCAGCACCCAGTTTGGTGCCATGGCAGAGGGTTCTGAAGAAGTATACCTGCGTCCGGAAACAGCACAGGGTATTTTTGTGAACTTCCTGAATGTACAAAAATCTGGACGCATGAAAATTCCTTTCGGAATTGCACAGATTGGAAAAGCTTTTAGAAATGAAGTGATTGCCAGACAGTTCATCATGCGTATGCGCGAGTTTGAACAGATGGAGATGCAGTTCTTTGTGCGTCCGGGTGAAGACAAAAAATGGTTTGCCTATTGGAAAGAGGCCCGCCTGAAATGGCACCTGGCATTGGGCACACCTGCCGAAAAATACCGTTACCACGACCATGTGAAACTGGCACATTATGCCAATGCCGCTACTGATATTGAGTTTGAATTTCCTTTTGGCTTTAAGGAAGTAGAAGGCATCCATAGCCGCACAGATTTCGACCTTTCGCAGCATCAGGAATATTCGGGCAAAAAAATGCAGTACTTCGATAATGACCTGGATGAGACTGGTAAGCCTTATGGTAATTACGTGCCTTACGTAATAGAAACTTCTATCGGCTTAGACCGTATGTTCCTGCTGACCCTGATCAATGCTTTTGAAGAACAGGACCTGAGTGAAGGTGATAAACAAGACAGCAGAACCCTGCTGCGTTTACATCCCTGCCTGGCTCCTTATAAAGTGGCAATTTTCCCGTTAACCAAGAAAGACGGGCTGCCTGAAAAAGCAAGGGCGATCATGGATAACCTAAAACTTGATTTCAATTGCATTTATGAAGAAAAAGACGCTATTGGCAAACGTTATCGCCGTCAGGATGCCATTGGCACGCCTTTCTGTGTAACGGTAGACCATCAGACACTGGAAGACGATACGGTAACCATCCGTCACCGCGATACCATGGAACAGCAGCGCATTGAAATTAAACACCTGGATGAGCTGATTGCAAGTAAAACCAGCTGGAAGACCTTGTTTTGTAAAGATTAAAAATGACCATTCTTTCCGGAGAAGGTAATTTTTATATTGGCACAAAAGTAAACATCCATTTCTGAGGGTTTTTCCAGTCGGTTCCTTTAAATGAGCCGATTGGCAATTTTACAACTACCTTGTTCCACCCCTTCTTTAATTGGATCTTTGCAGGCTTACGGTACTCATATCCTTCATCCATTAATGGTTGCTCCATATCACCTTTTAACCCTGCCTGTTTCCAGGCGGGGGCCAGGATGGGCTGGCTGTTCACAAACACCTGGCTGCTCCGGTCGTCCCAGGTTGCGGCTTTTGGCGAATCTGAGGCGTAAGAACGGGAAAAGTTATTGAAGCCGATCCAAAAATCCCGATTTTCATCCTTATCGCTCCAAATGCGGGTTATGGCATACCAGGTGGTATTTTCTTCCGGGTTATCCAGCAAACCTTTCACCAGGGGTGTCCACCAATGCCGTAAAATTAGTGTTCCGCCAACTGCGTTTAAATTGGCAGGTTCGTTTTGTACATTAAAATTTTGGTTTTCCACTTCAAAAACTTTGGTTAATACACCCTCATTTTTAAAAGGACCGTAAAGCTTCCATTGCAAATCAGTTTGTTTTACATAAGGGAAGGGCAGTCTGGCAAAGTATAAGGCTTTGTGTTGGAGCAGCCTTTTTTCGAATTCCACAAAGGCCTTTGCTGCCTTTGTATCCCCAGCACCAATATTAGCTATCCATCCGTTTGTCCCCCCTCCTCTCCAGCTTCTTTCGGCAAAAGCAAGCATGGCGGGATAAACAGGGTTTTGTATCAATACATCTTCAGGCTTGTTTACTCTTCTATCTGGCCAGGTACAAATGACACCACCCAATGCAACATCACTGCCATTATCCAGATTACAGATCTTTCTGTTAAAGATACTGACCACACTTTCCAAAGGATCCATATGATTTAAGTAAAGGTGCCTCGAATCTATATATCTGATGTTTTTATTGCTACTTACTTTAGTAGCCCCTTCCATCCACAACTGCCTGATGGTACTTTCAGCAAAGTTTCCTCCAGGCTCCCATCCTATTACCTTTTTTCCCAAACTTTCTATCAGGCGGGTTACTTCAGGTAAAAAGTTTTTATTGCCGATCTTAACCTCATCAGCCCCGATATGAAGATAAGGTACATCGTAAGTGCTGCAGAATTCTCTGATGATATTTTTTACGATGACCAGTCCACTATCGCTTTGCATGTCTGTTTTCATCGCTCTTTTAAAGGCTGCACTATGGCCAGGCATATCTATTTCTGGTACCAGGGTAATATACCTGTCCTTACAGTAACTGATCAGTTCTTTCAGATCAGCCTCTGTATAAAAACTTCCTTTGTTCCGCAACATGGTTTCAGGGTTGGTCAGTTGTGGATACAACTTACTTTCCAGTCGCCAGGCTATGTCTTCGGTAAAATGAAAATGAAATACATTCAGTTTATACCTGGCCATAACATCAATCTGTTGTTTTAACAAAGCCACAGGCATAAAGTTCCGGCCGGCATCTATCATATAGCCCCTCCAGGAAAATGCCGGCCAATCGGTAATTTGGCAGGCATTTACATGATGGCTTTTATCCGTCAAAAGCTTTAAGGTTTCTATCCCATAATGTATGCCTCTGTCAGATTGCGAGGTTACAGTTATCTTCTTTGTAGTTACCGCTAAATCATAAGCCTCATTTGAATTTATCGCTACCTTTACTTTACCCAATTGCAATATGATGGCATCAGTTCCCCTGTAGTTTTTTATAGGCACATTAAACCCTAAATTTTTCAGGCATAATTGTAACCACGATGCTTCTTTAGCTAAACTTTTATCTTTAACAATAATTGCCTTACAGTCTTTAAGGTTAAACTGTCCGGTATTAAACTGCAGTTTTTGTGGCAAGGGGATGATATTGCTGTAGCTCTTTGAAGGCAATTGCGCTTTTACCACAACAGTGTAAAGCAAGAAAAGTACAAGCAGTTTTTTAATCCTCATCTTTACTTATTGAGCCGTATAGGAAGCAGATTGCTGCAGATATTCATTTAACAAAGTCATGCAATACCATTCCTGTCTTGGCAAATGAAAAGGGCCTTTAAACAAATTTCCTTTTGCAGTTTGGGCCAGGGTCCCGTCTTTATGCAGATAACCAAACCACTCTCCGTTTGCTGCGTCGTGAAAATGCTGGTAAGCATACTCGTGTACCAGTTTGTGCCATTGTGCATATTTCTCCTCTCCTGTTATGGTATAAGCCAGTAGCGTTGCGATTATGACTTCATTATGGGGCCACCAGAATTTCATATCCTGCCAGTACTCCTGCACAGGCTTGTTGTACACATCCCGGAAATATAAAATCCCGCCGTGCTCTTTGTCCCAGCCGCGGTCCCACATGTAATCCAGCATTTTGCAGCCGAGTTTAATTAACCTGGGATCATTGTTCCTGTATTTTGCTTCGTGAAGGATAAACCAGGCCCCTTCAATCGCATGTCCGGGGTTTAAGGTACGGCCATCGATGTGGTCAATGATACTACCATCGGGAGCAACCTGTTCCATTACACACCTGATGTCATCCTTCACAAAATAGGTTTCAATTTCATTGATCCATTTATCGATCCATTCATCACAACGCGGATCACCTATCGTTTCACGGAGTTGCTGTGCCGTATTCATCATGATCATGGGCACCCCAATCCCTTTAGCGGGCCTGGTACCGGTATATTTTGGAGGTAATAATCCCGGATTGGTGGAATATTCAATACATTTGCCAAAGAGGTAACGGGCTTGTTTAGCTGCAGCCTCATCCCCGCTGGCTTTGGCATACGCTGCATTGGCAATTACCGCAAAGGTTTCCGAAAAATAATAGCGGCGCTTACGGATGGGCTGTCCATCGCGGGTAACATGGAAAAACATCTGCCCGTCGGTATCAAAACAATGCCGGTTCAAAAAATCTATTCCGGATTTCGCACCGTCCAGCCATTCCTGCTTTTGTTCAACAGTATTGTATAAAGTTGACAGCAACCAGGCGGCACGCCCTTGTATCCATACAGCTTTATCGTCGTCTATCAGGCTTCCGTCCTGGTCACGCATAAGTAAATACCCTCCAAATTCCCTATCTATAGATCTTGGGAACCAAAATGGCACAGTATCATCCAATAATTGTTTTTGATAAAACCCTTGAAGGTCTTTTAATTTTTCTAATGTATATTCTATAACCATTATTTAAAGTATCGCTAGTGAAAAAGTAGATGCAGGCAGGTTTACTTCGTTTACGAGATTAGCGTGGGTAAAGGGCTGCCAGCCATACACCACACCTTTAATTTTTTTATTTGGAGGAATGGGAATGATCATTTTGTCATTCACGATCCGTCCCTTTGATTTAATATGAATGCCTTGGTCTGTTACCAGTTCAAACCCTTCCGGATCCTGTTGATTTGCGGTAAAGAGTTTAGCTGAATCAAAAGAAATCACTACCTCATTTCCTTTAATGGTTGCCCTTAGCGCTTTTGGTCCTTCAGCTGTTATATTTTTGTGATAGGTATGCTTTAAGGCCAACAATGCCAGCCGGTCTCCTACTTCTTTTTTCCTTTTGGGATGTACATTCAATGAGTCACCAAGATCAGAGCTCACAGCCATCCAGATATTTTTAATTGCTTTTTGAAGTTCACGTTGTGCATCTCTAAAATAAGGCCATGAAGGTCTGTTAAGACCAGATAACTGCACAAAATAGAACGGAAAATCATAGCCCCACTTTTGCCGCCAGCTTTGTACCAACACAGGGAATGTGTGTTTATATAGATCTACATTTTGCACATTGCTTTCACCCTGGTACCATATGACTCCACTTATTGGAAATTCAATTAGCTTGGATATGCCGGCCTCATAGTTATACACCGGTTCGTAAGGATGGCGTTGTTTAGGATTGGTTGCTTGTTTAAGATTAACGTCCGCCCTGCCTCTTGCCCATTCCTGTATAAAATCAGACTTGCGCCAATCGGCGAGCACATCAACCAGCTGCTCATCATGCTCCATCGTATACCTGTCAATCCATGACTCAATTGTTGAGCCGCCCACTGCCAACTGGATTAAGCCAACAGGCACACCGGATTCGGCAGTCAATTTTTTACCAAAGTAGTATCCGACAGCAGAAAATTCTGCAGCAGTTCCTGCATTAGTTGGCGTCCAATTTCCTGAGAAATATTTAAGCCGATTTACTTGTTCTAAAGTTTTATTATCCCATGGAGCATTGTTTGTTTCTGCATACTGTGTAAACTTAAACAACCTCATATTGTTCGGTTTAATGTCTGCCAATTCTGACTTACCTGTTTCTGATGCACTTAGGGTAAAAGCCATGTTTGACTGCCCTGAGCATAACCAAACATCACCAATAAGAATATCAGTTAAAGAAATGGTTTTACTACCTGCCTTTAGGTTTAACGTGTAAGGCCCCCCATGTTGCATAGCAGGAAATTCAACTTTCCATTTGCCACGGCTATCCGGAATTGCAATAAGGCTTTTATGATTAAATACAACTGTAACTTTATCATCAGCATTTGCTATACCATATATCTTTACAGGCTTATTGCGCTGAAACACCATATGGTCTGTAAAAATTTCAGGAAGTTTAAGCCCGCCGTAATTACCGGTAAGATCTTCATACACAGTTTGTGCAATAATAGCTGCACCTTCCTTATCAGGATGCAAATTATCTGCAAACAGATCAGGCCTGTTATATAATGGTGATGTCAGATCAATTAACCTTGCGTTATTTACTTTGGCAATAGCAACAATTCGTTCTTGAATTTGCCAATACCAATCTCTTGTGCCTGATTTAAATCTGGGATGCCCATTAAATATCGGCGTAAGCCTGCACACATAAAGTTTGACATTAGGGTTCTGCTTTTTAAGTGTATCCAGCAACCATGCGTAATCGGGTTCAAAGTCATCTTTAAAATCAGGCCAATTTCGTGGATCTGTATCATTTAACCCAAGATGCACGATGGCAACGTCAGGTTTAAATGATACAGCATCTTCAAATTGCCTGGTTTTACAATAAGGTCTGTGACCTTTTTTCAAAAGTGTAGCTCCGCTTAATCCAAAATTTTTCACATGGTATTCCGGCCCCAGTAACCCTTGCAAAACTGACGGATAGGATTCTTTTTCGGGATTGACTAAACCGGCTCCGAACGTAACTGAATTTCCGATACATGCTACTTTTATAGATTGGCCAAAGGAGCTGAATCCAAATTGTAACAGAAAAACAAGAAGCAGGGCAGATTTCTTATTCCACATAGTTAATTATTTAATGATATCCTTTACGGGAATTTTAACAAACAGCAAAGTCCTGATGCCTTCATATAGCAAACCCAGGGTCTGGTCATCTATTTTAGTAAGTACGGAATAGCCGTAAGATTTACGTTCATCAAGGTGCAATAGATTTACAGGTTGCCAGGACTCTCCTAAATCCAGACTAGCTTTAATGGTAGTATGTGCCCTGGGAGGCGTTGAAATATTCAAATTGCTGAAAAACAGGACATCCTTTGATACGCGCTTAAATTTTACATTGACTTTTATTAAACTGGCCATACAAACCGGGTCGGGTAAGGCACTATAGGACGTTGCATGTTCGATCCAGCTTTGTCCCATATCTTTTGTGGTAGCTACGCTCCTGAACCCACCCCTGTTGTCCCGCATGTTCAGCATTAAAGTTCCCGGGTTTGTTTCTACAAGCTGGGCCTCTGTGGTATTTGACTTTGCACCAAGCCCTGCTTTCCAGCTTTTACCATGGTCATCGCTATAGATTAAGGTGGAATGCGGCATTTTTGCGGCATCCCAGTATTGTGCCGGGAAAACAATTTTCCCGTCTGCCATGGCAATTCCATTACCCGGACCAGGGAAAAACAAGCGCCATTCCGGATTTTTAACCTGGTTAGTGATGCTGTAGGGTTTGGTCCAGGTTAATCCGTCATCCTTACTGCTGGTAACCAGGAACTGCCCGGTTTCTTCAGGACTTAAACCGGGTCCTGAGCCTGCAATAGAGCGGTTACCTTTACTCCATAGGGCTGAAACCCATATGGTTTTAGTGACAGGGTCAAATAAGATTGAAGGATCGCCGGAACCACTGTTATCTGCCGGTCCACCCATATCCATAATATTTTTCATGGTATCCCAGGTTTTACCTCCGTCGGTACTTCTACTCATTCCTACGTCAATATTGCCCGGCAGGTCTTTGTCATTGTCATAACGGATATCGTAAACGGAAATTAAAGTTCCTTTGTCTGTGGTGATCATACCGGGGATGCGGTAAGTGTGTACATTTTCGTCATTGGGTTTGCGCAGGGCGATGCCCAGGTATCTTGAACTGATCTGGTGTTGTGCCACTTTATAGATCAGGCCTGATGCGTTGGTCAATTGATCAGCTCTGATCCGCAGCTGATGATCAATATCAGCATTGTCTTTTAAGGTTACACTTAGCCATAAGCTGTGTTTTCCTGGTGTTAAAGTCGTGCCAAGCGTAATGCTAAACTGATTTGTTGAGGGTATTGTACTCCCCAGCAATTTATTTTTTGAAAGTTCCTGCTGATCATCTCCCTGGTAAAGCTCCAGCTTTGCGATATCTTGTAATCCTGCTGTTTCTATACTGCCTTTAAATTGCTGGAATGTTATCGCCTCAGTACCTTCTGGGATGTCAATTTCCAGACGCAGATACGGATTGACTTCCAGTCTTTTAAAGATAGGATTAATGGTTGGTTCGGCTTTAATGCTTATGCCGCCCCTATCCCGGGCTTTGTAAATTTTATCTGAACAAGCTAATGCAGCTGCTATAAAGATGAACAGGATAAAATGGTTAAATATTTTTCTGTTATTCATTTTCTTTAAATTAATGTGTTGAACTGGCGTCGACAAAGTCATTCATTTTGGGACGAAGGAAATAAAGCTGGATAATTAAGGCAACCAGGACAATGCCCGCCAGCATAGCAAAATCTTTTCCAAGGTGACCTGCATCAGATGATTTTCCGAGCAGATTGGTAATATAGGCCCCGGAAAACACACCGGTCATGTTCATCAGTCCATAAGCTGTGGCCCTGTACTTTGCAGAAACAAACTGACACAGGATGGGCATATTGTTGGCATCGAACATACCAAAGCCTACACCAAAACATACCGCAGCACCTACCACATGTAAAAGCGAATGTCCAAAACCCAGCAACAGCAGGGACGGAATGGTTAGGGCCAGGCCTATTGCACTGGTATAAATCCGCCCCTTGATGTTTTTCTGGACCCATTTGTCTGATAAAATACCTCCGGTGATCACGCCTAAAAAAGAAGATGCGGCTATGGTAATGGTAGAAAGCGGTCCGGCAGTAGCCATAGGAATGTTTAAATTCTCGGCAAATAAGGTAGGCAACCAGTTTTTTGCCGCCCATCCAGGTAAGCTGGGTACAGCGAAATAAAACAGGATGATCCAGAAAGATATATTGGTAAACAATAAGCCCAATCCCTTAAGTACAGAAGGCTTTACCACAAAGCTATCCGTATTTAAAAGGTCTTGATCAGATCCCTTTTTTTCGCGGAGAAAAACGATCAGGACAATGGCATAAACAACACCTACAATGCCAAAAGAATGAAAGGTAGCCTGCCAGGAGAACTGATCGGCAATGGTGGCGCCGAAACCGCCCAGGGCCTGCCCCATATACAATCCGGTCATGTGAATACCAATGGCGAGCGACCTGGTTTTTGGGGAGTGAAAATCGGCAATTAAAGACAGGCCAGCCGGAATATACAAGGCCTCGCTCACGCCCATTAAAGCCCGCAGCCAATAGAGCTGGTTAAAAGTAGTAGCATAGCCCATCAGGTACGTAACAACCGACCACACGAACAGACTGCCTACAATCAGCCATTTCCGGTTAAACTTATCGGCAATTATGCCCGAAACGGGGCTCATGAAACCGTAAATCCACAAAAAGATAGCCATCAGGTGCCCAAAATTGGTGGCCGATTGTAATTCTGCGATATCGGCCTGCATGGCCGGTTTCATGGTAGACAGCATTTGCCGGTCCATATAGTTCAGTAATGCTACCACCCAAAG comes from the Pedobacter heparinus DSM 2366 genome and includes:
- a CDS encoding GDSL-type esterase/lipase family protein: MWNKKSALLLVFLLQFGFSSFGQSIKVACIGNSVTFGAGLVNPEKESYPSVLQGLLGPEYHVKNFGLSGATLLKKGHRPYCKTRQFEDAVSFKPDVAIVHLGLNDTDPRNWPDFKDDFEPDYAWLLDTLKKQNPNVKLYVCRLTPIFNGHPRFKSGTRDWYWQIQERIVAIAKVNNARLIDLTSPLYNRPDLFADNLHPDKEGAAIIAQTVYEDLTGNYGGLKLPEIFTDHMVFQRNKPVKIYGIANADDKVTVVFNHKSLIAIPDSRGKWKVEFPAMQHGGPYTLNLKAGSKTISLTDILIGDVWLCSGQSNMAFTLSASETGKSELADIKPNNMRLFKFTQYAETNNAPWDNKTLEQVNRLKYFSGNWTPTNAGTAAEFSAVGYYFGKKLTAESGVPVGLIQLAVGGSTIESWIDRYTMEHDEQLVDVLADWRKSDFIQEWARGRADVNLKQATNPKQRHPYEPVYNYEAGISKLIEFPISGVIWYQGESNVQNVDLYKHTFPVLVQSWRQKWGYDFPFYFVQLSGLNRPSWPYFRDAQRELQKAIKNIWMAVSSDLGDSLNVHPKRKKEVGDRLALLALKHTYHKNITAEGPKALRATIKGNEVVISFDSAKLFTANQQDPEGFELVTDQGIHIKSKGRIVNDKMIIPIPPNKKIKGVVYGWQPFTHANLVNEVNLPASTFSLAIL
- a CDS encoding sialidase family protein, with the translated sequence MNNRKIFNHFILFIFIAAALACSDKIYKARDRGGISIKAEPTINPIFKRLEVNPYLRLEIDIPEGTEAITFQQFKGSIETAGLQDIAKLELYQGDDQQELSKNKLLGSTIPSTNQFSITLGTTLTPGKHSLWLSVTLKDNADIDHQLRIRADQLTNASGLIYKVAQHQISSRYLGIALRKPNDENVHTYRIPGMITTDKGTLISVYDIRYDNDKDLPGNIDVGMSRSTDGGKTWDTMKNIMDMGGPADNSGSGDPSILFDPVTKTIWVSALWSKGNRSIAGSGPGLSPEETGQFLVTSSKDDGLTWTKPYSITNQVKNPEWRLFFPGPGNGIAMADGKIVFPAQYWDAAKMPHSTLIYSDDHGKSWKAGLGAKSNTTEAQLVETNPGTLMLNMRDNRGGFRSVATTKDMGQSWIEHATSYSALPDPVCMASLIKVNVKFKRVSKDVLFFSNLNISTPPRAHTTIKASLDLGESWQPVNLLHLDERKSYGYSVLTKIDDQTLGLLYEGIRTLLFVKIPVKDIIK
- a CDS encoding MFS transporter, whose translation is MMNTKRYAWVVVGLLWVVALLNYMDRQMLSTMKPAMQADIAELQSATNFGHLMAIFLWIYGFMSPVSGIIADKFNRKWLIVGSLFVWSVVTYLMGYATTFNQLYWLRALMGVSEALYIPAGLSLIADFHSPKTRSLAIGIHMTGLYMGQALGGFGATIADQFSWQATFHSFGIVGVVYAIVLIVFLREKKGSDQDLLNTDSFVVKPSVLKGLGLLFTNISFWIILFYFAVPSLPGWAAKNWLPTLFAENLNIPMATAGPLSTITIAASSFLGVITGGILSDKWVQKNIKGRIYTSAIGLALTIPSLLLLGFGHSLLHVVGAAVCFGVGFGMFDANNMPILCQFVSAKYRATAYGLMNMTGVFSGAYITNLLGKSSDAGHLGKDFAMLAGIVLVALIIQLYFLRPKMNDFVDASSTH